A genomic region of Pseudochaenichthys georgianus chromosome 12, fPseGeo1.2, whole genome shotgun sequence contains the following coding sequences:
- the LOC117456565 gene encoding endothelial differentiation-related factor 1 homolog: MIGRMVAQLNKVPPLPARILSKITTAIAAAQRRGQDVETSKKWSAGQNKQHLVTKNTSKLDRETEELHHERVPHEVGKYIQQGRGDKGLTQKDLATKINEKPQVIADYECGKAIPNNQVLGKIERAIGLKLRGKDIGLPLEPKTMKK, from the exons atgattggccgcatggtggcccagctaaataaagtcccgcccctgcctgcaaggattctcagcaaga tcaccact GCAATCGCAGCTGCTCAGAGACGTGGGCAAGACGTTGAGACATCCAAGAAAT GGTCTGCGGGGCAGAATAAACAGCACCTCGTGACAAAGAACACATCCAAATTGGACCGGGAGACAGAGGAGCTCCATCATGAACGCGTTCCCCACGAGGTGGGCAAATACATCCAGCAAGGCAGAGGGGACAAAGGTCTGACCCAGAAAGACTTGGCCACT AAAATTAATGAGAAGCCTCAAGTCATCGCAGACTATGAATGTGGGAAAGCAATTCCAAACAACCAGGTCCTGGGCAAGATAGAGAGAGCAATTG GTCTCAAACTGCGTGGGAAGGACATTGGGCTACCCCTGGAGCCAAAGACCATGAAAAAGTGA